The Morganella morganii sequence ATGAAATTAAAGAAAAGGCGGTTATTGAGAATATCGATTTCGAAGAGATGAGCCGTATCTATCAGAAAATCGGTCATGGCTTCGTACCATTTTTAAAAGTATTAGTGAATGCCTGCTCGGAAGAGAGTGGTAAATATATCCATTACGGTATTACCACCCAGAATATTCAGCAGAGTTCACAGCTGTATATGATGAAGACAGTGCATAATAAATTTATGCTGCTGTTAAGCGAGATCCTGGAAAATTTATCGCGTCTTGCAGAAAAAACCAAACACATGGTGATGCCGGGCAGGACACACGGCCGTCATGCCATTCCTATCACTTACGGCTACAAAGTGGCGGTGTGGATCAGCGATTTTATTGATTGCAGCCAGCGCATGAAAGAGTGTGAAAAACGCGTATTCACTATCATGATGGGCGGTGCGGTCGGGGCATTTAACACCATGCCGGGTATCGGTCTGGAAGTCCAGAAACGAGTTGCTGAACTGACAGGCATGCATGCGATGGAAGTGCCGTCCCGCAACCTGAGCACCCATAAACTGGAGTATATGGCGAACCTGGCGCTGATGGCGAATATCTGCCACAAAATCGGTGAGGAAGTTTACAGCACCACGCTGGAAGAGATCGCGGAAGTTTCCGAAGGCTTTACCAGGGGTACTGTGGGCAGCAGCACTATGCCGCACAAAATTAACCCGAAACTGGCCAAAGGCATTATTGCGAACTCCCAGAAACTGTACTCACTGCCGGGTGTCGGCATGTACTCCGCTGTCAGACCGTATGAGGGTGACAGCAGCTCTTATATGTTATTCGACGGACTGATCGAGGAAGCACTCGAACTGACCACCGAAGTGCTGCTGAGAACAGAAGAGCTCACCAGAACCATCGTACCTCATGAAGAGAGAATGCTGCACAACGTCATGAGAAACAAAGGGCTGGATAACACTGAATACGTGATGATGAAAATGGCGGAGAAGCTGGGCAAGGATAAGGCGCATTCATTATTGTATGAGGAAGCGATTAAAACCGCTGCAGATGGTGAGGATTTCTACACAAACCTGACGAAAAACGACACTATTACCGCTGCCTTCAGCAATGAAGAAATCAAAGCAATGTTAGATCCGCGCGCGTATATTGGTCTGTCCGTCGAAATCGCCGAAAAAGAAGCGAAACGTGGTTCAGATGCCGCTCAGAAAATTAAAAAAGACTATCAGTAAATTACCGGGCTGACACAGGAAAAACCAAACCGGCACTCTGAGGAAACTCAGGTGCCGGTTTTTTTTATGCATAATTTGCGGCTGATTGCGATCAGCGGGTGGTTTTCAGCGATTAGTTTTTGAAGTCGCTGCCACAAAGTGGTTAAATTAGCTGTATAAATTTTTTCCAACCGTGAATGAGGAAAACTATGCGGATTAAAATGTTACCCGGTGCTCTGGCACTGTTATTACTGGCAGGCTGTACGACCACGAACGAACTGAGCTCCGCCGGATCACAGGTCCGCTTTTCCGAAGAGCAGCCACCGGCAGAATGTCAGAAATTAGGTGAGGTTACCGGTGTACAGAGCAACTGGATGACCGGCGTCGGTAACGAAAGCAGCTCCATGCGCGGTGCGGCAAATGACCTGCGTAACAAAGCCGCTGCAATGGGCGGTAACGTGATTTATGGTCTCGGCAGCCCGGCAGAGTCAGCGATTGTGTCCAGCCTGATCCCGGTGGATAGCAAGCTGACGGGTCAGGTATTTAAGTGCCCGTAATTTCGCGTCATCCTTCCGTCC is a genomic window containing:
- a CDS encoding DUF4156 domain-containing protein; protein product: MRIKMLPGALALLLLAGCTTTNELSSAGSQVRFSEEQPPAECQKLGEVTGVQSNWMTGVGNESSSMRGAANDLRNKAAAMGGNVIYGLGSPAESAIVSSLIPVDSKLTGQVFKCP
- a CDS encoding class-II fumarase/aspartase family protein, with the protein product MRALYDSKSKTIDDRGIKALLSDEAKYNTWLMFESVLAQAQAELGFIPRSAADEIKEKAVIENIDFEEMSRIYQKIGHGFVPFLKVLVNACSEESGKYIHYGITTQNIQQSSQLYMMKTVHNKFMLLLSEILENLSRLAEKTKHMVMPGRTHGRHAIPITYGYKVAVWISDFIDCSQRMKECEKRVFTIMMGGAVGAFNTMPGIGLEVQKRVAELTGMHAMEVPSRNLSTHKLEYMANLALMANICHKIGEEVYSTTLEEIAEVSEGFTRGTVGSSTMPHKINPKLAKGIIANSQKLYSLPGVGMYSAVRPYEGDSSSYMLFDGLIEEALELTTEVLLRTEELTRTIVPHEERMLHNVMRNKGLDNTEYVMMKMAEKLGKDKAHSLLYEEAIKTAADGEDFYTNLTKNDTITAAFSNEEIKAMLDPRAYIGLSVEIAEKEAKRGSDAAQKIKKDYQ